One region of Halomicrobium sp. LC1Hm genomic DNA includes:
- a CDS encoding HAD hydrolase family protein, which translates to MISVLFLDCDGILTTGTYLYDDTGKRYKEFSSIDSNGVNEALQKNIAVEVISSDPTGDDINEARCNDMGIPYYRAIEDSKETVVSRRLKELDKEWEEAAMMGDDITDIEALKKVNVPVTVPNAVKRVKNLVRDRNGYITSRQGGHGAVAEAIRYQIDK; encoded by the coding sequence ATGATATCAGTACTCTTCTTAGATTGTGACGGTATTTTGACAACCGGAACCTACCTTTATGACGACACCGGTAAACGGTACAAGGAATTTAGTTCAATAGATAGCAACGGTGTCAACGAAGCATTACAAAAGAATATTGCAGTAGAAGTCATAAGTTCTGACCCAACCGGCGATGATATAAATGAGGCACGTTGCAATGATATGGGGATCCCATATTATCGCGCAATTGAAGATTCGAAAGAGACAGTTGTTTCTCGCCGATTAAAAGAGCTCGATAAAGAATGGGAAGAGGCAGCTATGATGGGAGATGATATAACCGACATAGAAGCCCTCAAAAAAGTGAATGTTCCAGTAACAGTCCCCAACGCTGTCAAGAGAGTCAAAAACCTGGTTAGAGATAGAAATGGGTACATAACCAGTAGACAGGGCGGACATGGTGCTGTCGCTGAAGCCATCCGTTATCAAATTGATAAATGA